Proteins encoded within one genomic window of Mycolicibacterium aubagnense:
- a CDS encoding dienelactone hydrolase family protein, with the protein MAKTKKLFGALTRRGPHRVLRGDLGFAGLPGTVYTPESGLNLPGVAFGHDWLQGVGRYNGTLEHLASWGIVAAAPNTETGIAPSVLNLAFDLGTTLDIITGVRLGPGKISVHPTKLGLVGHGFGASAAVFTAVGLGSSAAPLKAVAAVFPTATKPDADQPAAGLRVPGLILNAPGAELTIQSNATELAAAWRTATVRTVAKAEPGGLAEGFRLSKLVGMPGADRRTQKTVRALLTGYLLFQLTGDKAYKDFADADVVLPKTVAADPDAEIPALEDKVAALLKG; encoded by the coding sequence GTGGCCAAGACGAAGAAGCTCTTCGGCGCCCTGACGCGCCGCGGCCCGCACCGCGTTCTGCGTGGTGACCTGGGTTTCGCCGGCCTGCCGGGCACTGTCTACACCCCCGAGTCGGGGCTGAATCTGCCCGGCGTGGCGTTCGGCCACGACTGGTTGCAGGGTGTCGGACGTTACAACGGCACGCTCGAGCACCTGGCGTCCTGGGGCATCGTCGCGGCCGCACCCAATACCGAGACGGGCATCGCGCCGTCGGTGCTGAACCTGGCCTTCGACCTGGGTACCACCCTCGACATCATCACCGGGGTCCGGCTGGGCCCCGGCAAGATCAGCGTGCACCCGACGAAGTTGGGCCTGGTCGGGCACGGTTTCGGCGCATCGGCCGCGGTCTTCACCGCCGTCGGGCTGGGGTCGTCGGCCGCCCCGCTGAAAGCGGTGGCCGCCGTGTTCCCGACCGCGACCAAGCCCGATGCCGATCAGCCCGCGGCCGGTCTGCGCGTCCCCGGCCTGATCCTGAACGCGCCCGGCGCCGAGCTGACCATCCAGTCCAATGCCACCGAGCTGGCCGCCGCGTGGCGGACCGCCACCGTGCGAACCGTCGCCAAGGCCGAACCGGGCGGGCTGGCCGAGGGCTTCCGGCTGTCCAAGCTGGTCGGGATGCCGGGAGCGGATCGCCGCACCCAGAAGACGGTGCGCGCGCTGCTGACCGGATACCTGCTGTTCCAGCTGACCGGTGACAAGGCATACAAGGATTTCGCCGACGCCGACGTCGTGCTGCCGAAGACCGTTGCCGCCGATCCCGACGCCGAGATCCCGGCGCTGGAAGACAAGGTCGCCGCCCTGCTGAAGGGCTAG
- a CDS encoding phospholipase C: MADPIEHVVIIVKENHTFDNYFGTFPGANGATLDRAENPPPSDPDHKHQTWMNRASDPTFRVQYTEQDIPGYFDLARRFTLCDNYFSEVAGPSTPNHLMLICADSPVINNPHHHYRPTPGDRFTLPSLPAALEKAGLSWGNYGGYAFSYIDGLHTHGSNHGRDAFATQARAGKLPTVSWVYGDGKPDLSEHPTQNVTDGMNWTLQQIQAVVDGGLWERVAIFITWDDWGGWYDHVDPKVVETWNHTHAQRPDDEFAEFDGQPFRYGSRVPCLVVGPYAKPGHLSSQLNSHVSLLKFCETNFGLDPLTERDAAANGMTDCFDLTQPPNPAPTSRP; encoded by the coding sequence ATGGCCGACCCCATCGAGCATGTCGTGATCATCGTCAAGGAAAACCACACCTTCGACAACTACTTCGGCACCTTCCCCGGGGCCAATGGCGCAACGCTGGACCGCGCAGAGAATCCGCCGCCGTCTGATCCCGACCACAAGCATCAGACGTGGATGAACCGCGCGTCCGACCCGACGTTTCGGGTGCAGTACACCGAACAGGACATCCCCGGCTATTTCGATCTCGCACGCCGGTTCACCTTGTGCGACAACTACTTCTCTGAAGTGGCAGGCCCGTCCACGCCCAACCACCTGATGCTGATCTGCGCCGATTCCCCGGTGATCAACAACCCGCATCACCATTACCGGCCGACTCCCGGCGACCGCTTCACGCTGCCCTCACTGCCCGCCGCGCTCGAGAAAGCCGGCCTGTCGTGGGGCAACTACGGCGGGTATGCGTTCTCCTACATCGATGGCCTGCACACCCACGGCAGCAACCATGGCCGCGATGCCTTCGCAACGCAGGCCCGCGCGGGCAAGCTACCGACGGTGTCCTGGGTGTACGGCGACGGAAAACCCGATCTGTCGGAGCATCCCACCCAGAACGTCACCGACGGCATGAACTGGACCCTGCAACAGATCCAGGCCGTCGTCGACGGCGGACTGTGGGAGCGCGTCGCGATCTTCATCACCTGGGACGACTGGGGTGGCTGGTACGACCACGTCGACCCGAAAGTCGTCGAAACCTGGAACCACACCCACGCCCAACGGCCCGACGACGAATTCGCCGAGTTCGACGGCCAGCCGTTCCGCTACGGCTCCCGGGTGCCGTGCCTGGTGGTCGGGCCGTACGCCAAACCAGGTCACCTCAGCAGCCAGCTCAATTCGCACGTCAGCCTCCTCAAGTTCTGCGAAACCAACTTCGGGTTGGACCCGCTGACCGAGCGGGACGCCGCCGCCAACGGCATGACGGATTGCTTCGATCTGACGCAGCCGCCGAACCCGGCGCCGACCAGCCGGCCCTGA
- a CDS encoding glutamate decarboxylase: MSHRHVHASTMSPAYTGRLSTAPVPSLRLPDDPMDSQAAYRFIHDELMLDGSSRLNLATFVTTWMDPEAEKLMAETFDKNMIDKDEYPATAAIEARCVSMVADLFHAEDLRDDDASAACGVSTIGSSEAVMLAGLALKWRWRAKLAGTDGTAWKGRTPNLVMGSNVQVVWEKFCRYFDVEPRYLPMAEGRYVITPEQVLANVDEDTIGVVGILGTTFTGELEPIAEICAALDKLAADSGLDIPVHVDAASGGFVVPFLHPDLEWDFRLPRVVSINVSGHKYGLTYPGIGFVVWRSKEHLPEDLVFRVNYLGGDMPTFTLNFSRPGNQVVGQYYNFLRLGRAGYTQIMRCLSGTARWIGDELRKSEHFEVITDGSAIPVIACRLKGRRPYTEFDVSHALRAYGWQVPAYTMPDDATDIAVLRIVVREGFSADLARALRDDLITVLNDLDELKPKGQFDDVQPFSH, translated from the coding sequence ATGTCGCACAGGCATGTTCACGCATCTACCATGAGCCCCGCATACACCGGTCGGTTGTCCACCGCACCGGTCCCGTCGCTGCGCCTACCTGACGACCCGATGGACTCGCAGGCCGCGTATCGCTTCATCCACGACGAGTTGATGCTCGACGGCAGCTCGCGATTGAACCTCGCGACGTTCGTCACCACCTGGATGGACCCCGAGGCCGAGAAGCTGATGGCCGAGACGTTCGACAAGAACATGATCGACAAGGACGAATACCCGGCGACCGCGGCCATCGAGGCCCGCTGCGTGTCGATGGTGGCCGACCTGTTCCACGCCGAGGACCTGCGCGACGATGACGCGTCGGCGGCGTGCGGGGTCTCGACCATCGGTTCCAGCGAGGCCGTGATGCTGGCCGGGCTGGCGCTCAAATGGCGGTGGCGCGCGAAGTTGGCCGGGACGGACGGCACTGCCTGGAAGGGCCGGACTCCCAATCTCGTCATGGGCTCCAACGTCCAGGTGGTGTGGGAGAAGTTCTGCCGCTACTTCGACGTCGAGCCGCGGTACCTGCCGATGGCCGAGGGACGCTACGTCATCACTCCGGAACAGGTGCTCGCCAACGTCGACGAAGACACGATCGGCGTGGTGGGAATCCTCGGCACCACCTTCACCGGCGAGCTGGAGCCGATCGCCGAGATCTGCGCCGCCCTGGACAAGCTGGCCGCCGACAGCGGCCTGGACATCCCCGTGCACGTCGATGCCGCCAGCGGGGGTTTCGTCGTCCCGTTCCTGCACCCCGACCTGGAGTGGGATTTCCGGTTGCCGCGCGTGGTGTCGATCAACGTCAGCGGTCACAAGTACGGGCTCACCTACCCGGGCATCGGTTTCGTGGTGTGGCGCAGCAAGGAGCACCTGCCCGAGGACCTGGTTTTCCGGGTCAACTACCTGGGCGGTGACATGCCGACCTTCACTCTGAACTTCTCGCGGCCCGGCAACCAGGTGGTCGGCCAGTACTACAACTTCCTGCGGCTGGGCCGGGCCGGCTACACGCAGATCATGCGCTGCCTATCCGGTACTGCCCGGTGGATCGGCGACGAACTGCGCAAGAGCGAGCACTTCGAGGTGATCACCGACGGCTCGGCCATCCCGGTGATCGCCTGCCGGCTCAAGGGCAGGCGCCCGTACACCGAGTTCGACGTGTCACACGCCTTGCGGGCGTACGGCTGGCAGGTACCGGCCTACACCATGCCCGACGACGCGACGGACATCGCGGTGCTGCGGATCGTGGTCCGGGAAGGCTTCTCGGCTGACCTGGCCCGTGCCCTGCGTGATGACCTGATCACGGTGCTGAACGACCTGGACGAGCTCAAACCGAAAGGCCAGTTCGACGACGTGCAGCCCTTCTCACACTGA
- the pdxR gene encoding MocR-like pyridoxine biosynthesis transcription factor PdxR: MSWSNSESSEQTNRDGFPADILVNLDRSMRTGLAVQLQHQLRVAIQQGRLTTGTTLPPSRILAQQLGVSRSVVVTAYEHLTADGYLAGRQGSGTQVQHLGASVPPAPTAEVAGNAVRLIGGLPDPALFPRSEWLRHYRAAVNDVPNDALTYPGPLGTQALRQALADYLARVRGVAARPENIQVTTGITQAVTLVARALKARGGRAIAVEDPCFAFHRDTVTNAGLIAVPVPVDHDGINVDHLDGLDVDAVLVAPAHSYPTGVVLSPDRRTALVDWARHRNTLIVEDDYDAEFRYDRQPIGALQGLAPELIAYAGCASKTLTPALRLGWIALPQWLIDDVTRQKLYDDMGNTLLEQLAFARFMASGGMARHLRRVRPTYRRRRDALLAALEVSLPEATPMGVSAGLHLHVQLPDHCDEDAIVDAAYHRGVLVGGARWCWADPSTAPPALVIGYGSVSESDIRQAILVLGSLAHVR; encoded by the coding sequence GTGTCATGGTCCAATTCTGAATCTTCTGAACAGACCAATCGCGATGGATTCCCCGCCGACATCCTCGTGAACCTCGACCGGTCCATGCGCACCGGACTAGCCGTTCAGCTGCAGCACCAACTGCGCGTCGCGATCCAGCAGGGCCGGCTGACCACGGGCACGACCCTGCCGCCATCTCGAATTCTGGCTCAGCAGTTGGGTGTTTCGCGCAGCGTCGTCGTCACCGCGTATGAGCATCTGACCGCCGACGGCTACCTCGCCGGTCGGCAAGGGTCGGGAACTCAAGTCCAACACCTCGGTGCTTCGGTGCCGCCGGCGCCCACTGCCGAGGTCGCGGGCAATGCCGTCCGACTGATCGGCGGGCTCCCCGACCCCGCCCTCTTTCCCCGCTCCGAGTGGCTGCGCCACTACCGTGCGGCAGTCAACGACGTACCAAACGACGCCCTGACGTATCCGGGACCGCTCGGCACACAGGCCTTGCGCCAAGCCCTCGCGGACTATTTGGCGCGTGTCCGGGGAGTCGCGGCAAGGCCCGAAAATATCCAGGTGACAACGGGTATCACGCAAGCAGTGACCCTCGTGGCCAGGGCGTTGAAAGCCCGCGGCGGCCGCGCGATCGCGGTGGAGGACCCCTGCTTCGCCTTCCATCGCGACACCGTCACCAACGCCGGGCTGATCGCGGTCCCGGTGCCGGTCGATCACGACGGGATCAATGTCGACCACCTGGACGGCCTCGATGTCGACGCCGTCCTGGTGGCACCAGCTCATTCGTACCCGACCGGGGTGGTGCTCAGTCCGGACCGCCGTACGGCGCTGGTCGACTGGGCCCGGCACCGGAACACCCTCATCGTCGAAGACGACTACGACGCGGAGTTCCGCTACGACCGGCAGCCGATTGGCGCGCTCCAGGGACTGGCCCCGGAGTTGATCGCCTACGCAGGCTGCGCCAGCAAGACCCTGACGCCGGCTCTGCGACTTGGCTGGATTGCTTTACCGCAGTGGCTGATTGACGACGTCACCCGCCAGAAGCTGTACGACGACATGGGCAACACACTGCTGGAACAACTGGCCTTCGCCCGGTTCATGGCCAGTGGCGGGATGGCCCGCCATCTACGGCGGGTCCGCCCGACCTATCGACGACGACGAGACGCCCTCCTGGCAGCACTCGAGGTCTCGCTTCCCGAGGCCACACCGATGGGTGTGTCCGCGGGACTGCACCTGCACGTGCAGTTGCCCGACCACTGCGACGAGGATGCCATCGTCGACGCCGCGTATCACCGCGGAGTGCTCGTCGGCGGCGCACGCTGGTGCTGGGCCGATCCGTCGACCGCGCCTCCGGCATTGGTGATCGGATACGGCTCGGTCTCCGAATCCGATATCCGGCAGGCCATCCTGGTATTGGGTTCACTCGCCCACGTTCGGTAA
- a CDS encoding putative nucleotidyltransferase substrate binding domain-containing protein, with the protein MTSPELVNFLGSHPPFQTASDTELNDLVAASALEQYGAGTVIADFSRHVPDDIWMVLAGSVNLQEAGRSGGGQVFDTIEPGGIFGYVPMLTGGGIEFLARTTEATTVVRLPGELVRAQFAKPAGLRFLALSATPSSQLVTASDSRPVGDLVHGTVLIVEPGISVRDAVVQMSDQRVSYALVRLREGGVGIFTDRDLRSRVVAAGLPVDVSIAEVMSRPAQTVTADRTAETVLLEMLERGMRHMPVMSPRGEVLGVLEDVDLLAASARQSFVLRRAIAQAPDAAALQRHGREVTRIAVDLFRTGTKASAASSISSIVLDALVRKALELALAEAGPGPTQDQFAWLTLGSIARREAMPSSDVDSALSWADSCDSECAQLRSIAARTHAILDGCGLPGDSNGAIASHKAFARSASDWAEAAAGWLDDPLRGKGLILSSLLIDGRVVWGNRALHTVPTVFHRMRDEHPNALRLQLLDALSGKVRAWSLRDVLSRRGGTFDLKTHAVTPIVNLARWGGLTADMTSASTPARLSAAAATGALTERDSHTLTEVFVMLQRMRLAHQVELIADGRTPNDVITVSDLSPLNRSLLGDGLREIAAVQRRARQMGTHPGLR; encoded by the coding sequence GTGACCTCTCCGGAGCTGGTGAACTTCCTCGGTTCGCATCCGCCATTTCAGACGGCCAGTGATACCGAACTGAACGACCTCGTCGCCGCCTCCGCGCTGGAGCAGTACGGTGCCGGGACGGTGATCGCGGACTTCTCCCGTCATGTCCCCGATGACATCTGGATGGTCCTGGCCGGCTCGGTGAACCTGCAGGAGGCGGGCAGGTCAGGTGGTGGGCAGGTGTTCGACACCATCGAGCCCGGCGGAATCTTCGGCTACGTTCCGATGCTGACCGGCGGTGGCATCGAATTCCTGGCTCGCACGACGGAAGCCACCACCGTCGTCCGCCTACCCGGTGAGCTGGTGCGGGCGCAGTTCGCCAAACCGGCCGGACTGCGTTTCCTGGCGCTGTCCGCCACGCCGTCGTCGCAACTGGTGACGGCCAGCGACTCGCGGCCGGTCGGCGATCTGGTGCACGGCACCGTGCTGATCGTCGAGCCCGGGATCTCGGTGCGCGACGCCGTCGTGCAGATGAGCGATCAGCGAGTGTCCTATGCGCTGGTCCGGCTGCGCGAAGGCGGTGTCGGGATCTTCACCGACCGTGACCTTCGGTCTCGGGTCGTCGCAGCGGGGTTACCGGTCGATGTCTCGATCGCCGAAGTGATGAGTCGGCCGGCCCAGACGGTGACCGCGGACCGCACCGCCGAGACGGTGCTGCTGGAAATGCTGGAGCGCGGTATGCGCCATATGCCGGTGATGTCGCCCCGCGGTGAGGTGCTGGGCGTCCTGGAGGACGTCGACCTGCTGGCCGCGTCGGCCCGTCAGAGTTTCGTGTTGCGCCGGGCGATCGCGCAGGCGCCCGATGCTGCTGCGCTACAGCGGCATGGCCGCGAGGTGACCCGCATCGCCGTTGATCTGTTTCGCACCGGGACGAAAGCGTCGGCCGCGAGCAGCATCTCATCGATCGTGCTGGATGCGTTGGTACGCAAGGCATTGGAACTCGCGCTGGCCGAAGCGGGCCCAGGTCCGACGCAGGACCAGTTCGCGTGGCTCACGCTGGGCAGTATCGCCCGTCGGGAGGCCATGCCGTCCTCCGATGTGGACAGCGCACTCAGTTGGGCCGACAGCTGCGATTCCGAATGCGCACAGTTGCGTTCCATCGCGGCCCGCACGCACGCCATCCTCGACGGTTGTGGTCTGCCGGGCGACAGCAACGGTGCGATCGCATCGCACAAGGCGTTCGCCCGGTCGGCCTCCGATTGGGCAGAGGCCGCCGCGGGCTGGCTCGATGATCCACTGCGTGGCAAGGGTTTGATCTTGTCCTCACTACTGATCGACGGCCGCGTGGTGTGGGGGAACCGGGCGTTGCACACCGTGCCCACGGTGTTCCACCGGATGCGTGACGAACATCCGAATGCACTGCGCCTGCAACTACTGGATGCGCTGTCCGGCAAGGTGCGCGCGTGGTCGCTGCGCGACGTGTTGTCGAGGCGCGGCGGCACCTTCGACCTGAAGACGCATGCTGTGACGCCGATCGTGAACCTGGCCCGGTGGGGTGGCCTCACGGCCGACATGACGTCGGCGTCGACTCCGGCTCGGCTCTCGGCGGCGGCCGCTACAGGTGCACTGACGGAGCGGGATTCGCACACTCTCACAGAGGTTTTCGTCATGCTGCAACGAATGCGGTTGGCGCATCAGGTCGAGCTGATCGCCGACGGCCGCACCCCGAACGACGTGATCACCGTCAGCGACCTGTCCCCGCTCAACCGGAGCCTGCTCGGTGACGGGCTGCGCGAGATCGCCGCCGTGCAGCGGCGGGCACGGCAAATGGGAACACACCCTGGATTGCGCTGA
- a CDS encoding NAD(P)H-hydrate dehydratase, producing MRHYFTAEQIRAAEAPLLASLPDGVLMRRAAYGLATAITAELKARAGGVAGRQVCAVVGSGDNGGDALWAATFLRRRGTAASAVLLNPEHTHAAALAAFRRAGGRIVENIPSTTDLVIDGVVGIGATGPLRPHAAAIFGATTAPVVAVDIPSGIDVRTGAADGPHVRAALTVTFGGLKPVHGLADCGRVELIDIGLDLPQPALLGFEAPDVRTRWPVPHPSDDKYSQGVKGVLAGSATYPGAAILSTGAAVAATSGMVRYAGTAHAEVVSHWPEVIAVSDPTTAGRVQAWVVGPGVGTDAAGDEALRFALATDLPVIVDADALTLLAADLDLVIDRTAPTVLTPHAGEFARLAGHPPGPDRVGAARALADRLGATVLLKGNVTVIAEPDGPTYLNPAGQSWAATAGSGDVLSGIIGALLAAGIAPGEAAAMAAFVHARAAGLAAADPGPRPAPTSALRILAHVRAAVASL from the coding sequence ATGCGGCACTACTTCACCGCCGAGCAGATTCGCGCGGCCGAGGCGCCGCTGCTGGCATCCCTGCCCGATGGCGTGTTGATGCGCCGTGCGGCCTACGGCTTGGCGACGGCGATCACCGCTGAACTCAAGGCCCGCGCCGGCGGTGTCGCCGGCCGCCAGGTCTGCGCGGTCGTCGGCTCGGGGGACAACGGCGGTGACGCGCTGTGGGCGGCCACCTTCCTGCGCCGGCGCGGCACCGCGGCGAGCGCGGTGCTGCTCAACCCGGAACATACCCACGCCGCGGCGCTGGCGGCGTTCCGTCGGGCTGGCGGAAGAATCGTCGAGAACATCCCGTCGACAACGGATTTGGTGATCGACGGTGTGGTCGGTATCGGTGCCACCGGGCCGTTGCGTCCCCATGCCGCGGCCATCTTCGGCGCCACCACCGCGCCCGTCGTCGCGGTCGACATTCCCAGCGGCATCGACGTGCGGACCGGAGCAGCGGACGGTCCCCATGTGCGGGCCGCGCTGACCGTGACCTTCGGTGGCCTCAAACCCGTGCATGGGCTGGCCGACTGCGGCCGCGTCGAACTGATCGACATCGGTCTCGATCTGCCCCAGCCGGCGCTGCTCGGGTTCGAAGCACCCGACGTCCGCACCCGCTGGCCGGTGCCGCACCCGTCGGACGACAAGTACAGCCAGGGCGTGAAGGGCGTGCTTGCCGGGTCGGCGACCTACCCCGGTGCGGCCATCTTGAGCACCGGTGCCGCCGTGGCGGCCACCTCCGGCATGGTCCGCTACGCCGGCACCGCGCATGCCGAGGTGGTGTCGCACTGGCCGGAAGTAATTGCGGTGTCGGATCCGACGACGGCGGGCCGGGTACAGGCCTGGGTGGTCGGTCCAGGTGTGGGCACCGACGCCGCCGGCGATGAGGCGCTGCGCTTTGCCTTGGCCACCGACCTGCCGGTGATCGTCGATGCCGATGCGCTGACCCTGTTGGCCGCCGACCTCGATCTGGTGATCGACCGCACGGCGCCCACGGTGCTGACCCCGCACGCGGGTGAATTCGCCCGGCTCGCAGGGCATCCGCCGGGACCCGACCGGGTCGGCGCCGCCCGCGCCCTGGCCGACCGGCTCGGCGCCACGGTGTTGTTGAAGGGGAATGTCACCGTCATCGCCGAACCAGACGGCCCGACCTATCTGAATCCGGCCGGCCAGTCCTGGGCCGCGACGGCCGGCTCCGGCGACGTACTGTCCGGCATCATCGGGGCCCTGCTGGCCGCCGGTATCGCACCGGGAGAGGCCGCCGCAATGGCGGCCTTCGTGCATGCCCGCGCGGCCGGCCTGGCCGCAGCGGACCCGGGACCTCGTCCTGCGCCGACATCGGCGCTACGCATCCTGGCCCACGTCCGGGCCGCCGTCGCATCGCTCTAG
- the glmS gene encoding glutamine--fructose-6-phosphate transaminase (isomerizing), with translation MCGIVGYVGQRPARDIVVDALRRMEYRGYDSAGLALADGHGGLTIRRRAGRLANLEEALAETDAAELEGTTGVGHTRWATHGRPTDRNAHPHSDASGKLAVVHNGIIENFAGLRAELEAAGVEFQSDTDSEVAVHLVARAYRQGPTAGDFVASVLAVLRRLEGHFTLVFTNADEPGTIIAARRSTPLVVGVGDGEMFIGSDVAAFIEYTRDAVELGQDQAVVITADGYQVLDFDGNDASDRARPFHIDWDLSAAEKGGYDYFMYKEIAEQPTAVSDTLLGHFVDGRIVLDEQRLSDQELRDVDKVFIVACGTAYHSGLLAKYAIEHWTRLPVEVELASEFRYRDPVLDRSTLVIAISQSGETADTLEAVRHAKGQKAKVLAICNTNGSQIPREADAVLYTRAGPEIGVAATKTFLAQLVANYLVGLALAQARGTKYPDEVAREYRELEAMPALVEQVLERLEPIADLGRQFAKSPTVLFLGRHVGYPVALEGALKLKELAYMHAEGFAAGELKHGPIALIDDDLPVIVVMPSPKGAAMLHAKLLSNIREIQARGAVTIVIAEEGDETVRPYADYIFEIPATSTLFQPLLSTIPLQVFAASVARERGYDVDKPRNLAKSVTVE, from the coding sequence ATGTGTGGAATCGTCGGCTATGTCGGGCAACGGCCGGCCCGCGACATCGTGGTCGACGCGCTGCGACGGATGGAATACCGCGGTTATGACTCCGCCGGTCTCGCCTTGGCCGACGGCCATGGCGGCCTGACCATCCGGCGGCGCGCCGGCCGACTGGCCAACCTGGAAGAGGCGCTGGCCGAAACCGACGCCGCCGAGCTCGAAGGCACCACCGGCGTGGGGCACACCCGCTGGGCAACTCATGGCCGCCCCACGGACCGCAATGCGCATCCGCACAGCGATGCCAGCGGCAAGCTCGCGGTGGTCCACAACGGCATCATCGAGAACTTCGCCGGTCTGCGCGCCGAGCTGGAAGCCGCCGGTGTCGAGTTCCAGAGCGACACCGATTCCGAGGTGGCCGTCCACCTGGTGGCGCGGGCCTACCGGCAGGGGCCTACGGCGGGTGACTTCGTGGCATCGGTGCTGGCCGTGCTGCGCCGGCTCGAGGGTCACTTCACCTTGGTGTTCACCAATGCCGACGAGCCGGGCACCATCATCGCGGCCCGCCGGTCCACCCCGCTGGTGGTCGGCGTCGGCGACGGCGAGATGTTCATCGGTTCCGACGTCGCGGCCTTCATCGAATACACCCGGGACGCTGTCGAGCTCGGGCAGGACCAGGCCGTGGTGATCACCGCGGATGGCTACCAGGTCCTGGACTTCGACGGCAATGACGCCTCGGACCGGGCTCGGCCGTTCCACATCGACTGGGACCTGTCGGCCGCCGAAAAGGGTGGCTACGACTACTTCATGTACAAGGAGATCGCCGAGCAGCCCACGGCCGTCTCCGACACGCTGCTCGGTCACTTCGTCGACGGCAGGATCGTGCTCGACGAGCAGCGGCTCTCCGACCAGGAGCTGCGCGACGTCGACAAGGTCTTCATCGTCGCCTGCGGTACCGCCTACCACTCCGGTCTGCTCGCCAAGTACGCCATCGAGCACTGGACCCGGCTGCCGGTCGAGGTCGAGCTGGCCAGCGAGTTCCGGTACCGGGACCCGGTGCTGGACCGCAGCACGCTGGTAATCGCCATCTCGCAGTCCGGCGAGACCGCCGACACTCTGGAAGCCGTCAGGCACGCCAAGGGCCAGAAGGCCAAGGTGCTGGCCATCTGCAACACCAACGGCTCGCAGATTCCGCGCGAGGCCGACGCCGTGCTCTACACCCGGGCCGGGCCGGAGATCGGCGTCGCGGCCACGAAGACATTCCTCGCCCAGCTGGTCGCGAACTATCTGGTCGGCTTGGCGCTGGCCCAGGCCCGTGGCACCAAGTACCCGGACGAGGTAGCCCGTGAATACCGCGAGCTGGAGGCCATGCCGGCGTTGGTCGAGCAGGTGCTCGAGCGGCTGGAACCGATCGCGGATCTGGGGCGGCAGTTCGCGAAGTCGCCCACGGTGCTGTTCCTGGGGCGGCACGTCGGCTACCCGGTGGCCCTCGAGGGTGCGCTCAAGCTCAAGGAGTTGGCGTACATGCACGCCGAGGGCTTCGCGGCCGGCGAGCTGAAGCACGGTCCGATCGCACTCATCGACGACGACCTGCCGGTGATCGTGGTGATGCCGTCGCCCAAGGGCGCCGCGATGTTGCACGCCAAGCTGCTGAGCAACATCCGCGAGATTCAGGCCCGCGGTGCGGTGACCATTGTCATCGCCGAGGAAGGCGACGAGACGGTGCGGCCGTACGCCGATTACATCTTCGAGATCCCGGCCACTTCGACGCTGTTCCAGCCGTTGCTGTCGACGATCCCGCTGCAGGTGTTCGCCGCGTCGGTGGCCCGCGAGCGGGGATACGACGTGGACAAGCCCCGCAACCTGGCGAAATCGGTCACCGTCGAGTAA
- a CDS encoding type VII secretion target, with protein sequence MGERDVARIDPSAVRDIAQRCESVADTLGAAVAPLLRWYFDGFCGGRDHAARAAALRAALDQSADQLRAWASASAEAAAALRVSSGRYEDVDADLAGRLV encoded by the coding sequence ATGGGAGAACGTGACGTCGCTCGGATAGACCCGTCGGCTGTGCGGGACATCGCGCAGCGGTGTGAATCTGTCGCCGATACCCTCGGCGCGGCGGTGGCCCCGTTGCTGCGGTGGTACTTCGACGGGTTCTGCGGCGGGCGGGACCACGCCGCGCGTGCAGCCGCGTTGCGCGCCGCCCTGGACCAGTCCGCCGACCAGCTGCGTGCGTGGGCGTCCGCATCGGCGGAAGCCGCGGCGGCACTGCGGGTTTCGTCGGGACGCTACGAGGACGTTGACGCCGACCTCGCGGGCCGGTTGGTCTGA